In Phyllopteryx taeniolatus isolate TA_2022b chromosome 1, UOR_Ptae_1.2, whole genome shotgun sequence, the following proteins share a genomic window:
- the LOC133484815 gene encoding tetraspanin-7-like: MQTQSQSSSRLCTSSLRGAMAPTRMETKPLILCVKILLLFYSFIFWVTGVILLAVGLWWRFMLSPYTLLISSAPSNAPFVLTGTGVAIVLFGLFGCFATCRGRPWMLKLYAVFLALVFLIELIAGISGFIFRHEIKGTFLTTYSEAVLKYDGRSDRSVAVDDVQRKLQCCGVHNYTTWFASDSFPTGGIPVSCCVTFSDCKQADLRNATLAARKVHKQGCYELVTSFIESNMGIIAGVTFGIAFSQLIGMSLACCLSHFINANQYEMV; this comes from the exons ATGCAAACGCAAAGTCAGTCAAGTAGCCGTTTATGCACTTCAAGTCTGAGAGGAGCGATGGCACCGACCAGGATGGAAACCAAACCGCTCATCTTGTGTGTGAAGATCCTGCTACTCTTCTACTCCTTCATCTTCTGG GTGACAGGTGTGATCCTACTCGCAGTGGGCTTATGGTGGAGGTTCATGTTGAGTCCCTACACATTGTTGATCTCCAGCGCACCGTCCAACGCGCCATTTGTCCTCACCGGCACCGGCGTTGCCATTGTGCTCTTCGGCCTGTTCGGCTGCTTTGCCACCTGCAGGGGGCGCCCTTGGATGCTCAAACTG TACGCAGTCTTTCTGGCTTTGGTCTTCCTGATCGAGCTCATCGCTGGAATCTCAGGCTTCATCTTTCGCCACGAG aTCAAAGGCACATTCCTCACCACGTACAGCGAGGCTGTGCTCAAATACGACGGACGAAGCGACAGGAGTGTGGCTGTGGATGATGTCCAACGCAAA TTGCAATGTTGCGGCGTTCATAACTATACCACCTGGTTCGCCAGCGACTCCTTCCCAACTGGGGGAATCCCGGTCAGCTGCTGTGTTACTTTCTCCGACTGCAAACAAGCAGACTTGAGGAACGCCACTCTGGCAGCTCGCAAAGTCCACAAGCAG ggtTGTTATGAGCTGGTGACCTCCTTCATCGAGAGCAACATGGGAATCATCGCTGGGGTCACCTTCGGGATCGCCTTCTCCCAG CTCATCGGCATGTCGTTGGCCTGCTGTCTGTCTCACTTTATCAACGCTAACCAGTACGAGATGGTCTGA